The following coding sequences lie in one Archaeoglobus neptunius genomic window:
- the scpB gene encoding SMC-Scp complex subunit ScpB, producing the protein MELKKIVEAILFSSSEPVKLTELSKITGKDKDEVLNAVNMLIEEYSSRDTSVEVIKVGDSYLMRIKPQYADYVEKFTVREFDRGTLRTLAVIAVKQPITLAKVARIRGNKCYDHVKKLVERGLVKAEKKGRSTILTTTEEFAIYFGLESSDPEKIKEALRKYFEGDEKP; encoded by the coding sequence ATGGAACTCAAAAAGATCGTTGAAGCCATCTTGTTCTCATCGTCAGAACCCGTAAAGCTAACAGAACTCTCCAAAATTACCGGAAAAGATAAGGATGAGGTTTTGAATGCTGTAAACATGCTGATTGAGGAGTATTCAAGTAGGGACACTTCAGTTGAGGTTATAAAGGTCGGCGACAGCTATCTGATGCGTATAAAACCACAGTACGCTGACTACGTTGAGAAGTTCACGGTTAGAGAATTCGACAGAGGGACTTTGAGGACTCTGGCGGTGATTGCGGTAAAACAACCCATCACACTCGCTAAGGTGGCAAGAATCAGAGGCAACAAATGCTATGATCACGTGAAAAAGCTTGTGGAAAGGGGACTTGTTAAGGCTGAGAAAAAGGGCAGATCAACAATTCTGACGACTACAGAAGAATTTGCCATTTACTTCGGCCTTGAGTCAAGTGATCCGGAAAAAATTAAAGAGGCTTTGAGAAAATACTTTGAGGGTGATGAGAAACCTTAG
- a CDS encoding segregation/condensation protein A codes for MNREFEDPIEILIEMAKRGEIDPWNINVVDVTDRFLKRLETAKKLDLRVSGRVLLYAAILVRMKAEAITLEALGGEEEEEFDEFYFIDEPLEFPEYEFEYEGEFEDTILEVLASQRRRVRKITTLRDLIDELRRAEEVEKRRRRRRRAQKQDVNIDVALRVPHEESLEEMIARVEREVFDILRKRKAVTLFSLVRGWDVSMLVDYYVSILHLAFRRKVLINQEEFYGDVEIREWDE; via the coding sequence TTGAACCGGGAGTTTGAGGATCCGATAGAGATTCTCATTGAAATGGCTAAAAGGGGGGAGATCGACCCTTGGAACATCAATGTAGTCGATGTTACCGACAGATTTTTGAAAAGGCTTGAAACAGCAAAAAAGCTGGATCTGAGAGTTTCGGGGAGAGTTCTGCTTTATGCAGCAATTCTTGTGAGGATGAAAGCCGAGGCTATAACACTTGAAGCTCTTGGAGGCGAGGAAGAGGAAGAGTTTGACGAGTTCTACTTCATCGATGAGCCGCTGGAGTTTCCGGAGTATGAATTTGAGTATGAGGGAGAATTTGAGGACACAATTCTTGAAGTTCTGGCATCCCAGAGGAGAAGAGTTAGGAAGATAACAACTCTGAGAGACCTGATCGACGAATTGAGAAGGGCTGAGGAAGTTGAGAAGAGGAGGAGAAGGAGGAGAAGAGCTCAAAAACAGGATGTAAACATCGATGTTGCCCTGAGAGTTCCGCATGAGGAGAGTTTGGAGGAGATGATCGCAAGGGTTGAGAGGGAAGTTTTTGATATACTGAGGAAGAGGAAAGCTGTCACCCTCTTCTCTCTCGTCAGGGGATGGGATGTTTCGATGCTTGTTGACTACTACGTTTCAATACTTCATCTGGCGTTTAGGAGGAAAGTTTTAATCAATCAAGAGGAGTTCTATGGGGATGTGGAGATTAGAGAGTGGGATGAGTGA
- a CDS encoding saccharopine dehydrogenase family protein: MRCVVLGCGTVGSTAAMILAKSGIFSDIYLGDANIDAAKRAANMCNLGDEHVFQCNASDVDGVVKLIRDFDVVLNCIGPFYEYGPKLLKAAIKAGVNYVDICDDYDATVEQLKMDEEAKRIGVKAVIGMGSSPGLANLLAKYAAQQLLDEVEAIDIYHAHGGEPTEGAAVVKHRIHSMEMDIPVFLDGEFRTVKLFEESGRALEEEFEFPVIGKYWVYAYPHPETITLPRYIKVKRVTNLGLVLPPEYAELIKTLVRIGMTSSPSLKIGDVEVDPLEFAVAFILHKRGELLKKAGLTEPVGCVTVAARGKKNGKTVRYYFSLASKGMGMGEGTGIPAAIGALLMGMGRVNGEGVMPPEACIDPMDALQLAQRILQTVGVDRIPLITEIEDEAGRREIDYREVFPQLG; this comes from the coding sequence ATGAGATGTGTTGTTTTGGGCTGCGGTACAGTTGGTTCCACCGCAGCAATGATTCTTGCAAAGTCGGGTATTTTTTCGGACATATACCTCGGGGATGCAAATATCGATGCTGCAAAAAGAGCTGCAAATATGTGCAATCTGGGCGACGAACACGTTTTCCAGTGCAATGCTTCGGATGTTGATGGTGTGGTGAAGCTGATAAGGGACTTTGACGTTGTTCTGAACTGTATCGGACCCTTCTACGAATACGGGCCAAAATTGCTGAAAGCGGCAATAAAAGCGGGAGTTAACTATGTTGACATCTGCGACGATTATGATGCCACAGTTGAACAGCTGAAAATGGATGAGGAAGCGAAGAGGATTGGTGTTAAGGCTGTAATCGGCATGGGCAGTTCACCCGGACTTGCAAATCTACTGGCCAAGTATGCTGCCCAGCAACTGCTGGATGAGGTTGAGGCAATAGACATCTACCATGCTCATGGCGGAGAGCCGACAGAAGGAGCTGCAGTTGTGAAACATCGCATTCACTCTATGGAAATGGATATTCCCGTGTTCCTAGATGGAGAATTCAGAACTGTCAAACTTTTTGAAGAAAGTGGCCGGGCTCTCGAAGAGGAGTTTGAGTTTCCGGTGATAGGAAAATATTGGGTCTATGCCTATCCGCATCCCGAGACCATAACACTCCCCAGATATATCAAAGTCAAGAGAGTGACAAACCTCGGCCTTGTCCTCCCACCTGAGTATGCTGAATTGATCAAAACTCTCGTCAGAATCGGCATGACCTCATCCCCTTCCCTTAAGATAGGAGATGTGGAAGTTGATCCCCTCGAGTTTGCAGTCGCATTCATTCTGCATAAGAGGGGAGAACTACTGAAAAAAGCCGGACTTACAGAGCCCGTAGGCTGCGTCACCGTCGCAGCAAGGGGAAAGAAGAATGGGAAGACTGTCAGGTACTATTTCTCCCTTGCCTCGAAAGGAATGGGTATGGGAGAGGGAACGGGGATCCCGGCAGCAATCGGAGCGTTGCTTATGGGGATGGGCAGAGTTAACGGTGAGGGTGTAATGCCGCCAGAAGCGTGCATTGACCCGATGGATGCCCTGCAGCTTGCACAGAGAATTCTACAGACGGTCGGTGTGGACAGGATCCCGCTAATAACAGAAATAGAGGACGAAGCTGGGAGAAGGGAAATTGACTACAGAGAGGTGTTTCCGCAACTGGGGTGA
- a CDS encoding RuBisCO large subunit C-terminal-like domain-containing protein, with the protein MQLGVRLRFQKFEHPESNPEALPEGIDPEEYIIGTYYMSFPKGMNPFEITQVLALEQSTGTWLPVPGETPEVRKKHVAKVIGVYELPDYEIMVPQEVDWRNYIVQIAFPWRNMGSRLSMLFSTVVGNISMAPKLKLLDLRFPEAFVKGFGGPKFGIEGVRGVLGVKNRPLLNNMIKPDVYSPPDLGAKLAYEVARGGVDIIKDDELLSNPDFNTIEERVPKFMEAIDKANEEKGEKTLYAVNVTADLPEVLENAERAIELGANCLLVNYLATGFPVLRVLAEDESIKVPIMAHMDVAGAFYVSPISGVRSTLILGKLPRLAGADIVVYPAPYGKAPMMEEKYIEVAKQHRYPFYHIKPCFPMPSGGIAPIMVPKLVNTLGKDVVVAAGGGIHAHPDGPAAGAKAFRAAIDAAMQGYADLRKYAEENNIPELLKALQL; encoded by the coding sequence ATGCAGCTTGGAGTCAGGTTGAGATTTCAAAAGTTCGAACATCCCGAATCCAACCCCGAAGCTCTACCTGAAGGTATTGACCCGGAGGAATACATAATCGGAACGTACTACATGTCATTTCCGAAAGGTATGAATCCTTTTGAGATCACACAGGTTCTGGCTCTGGAACAAAGTACCGGAACGTGGCTACCTGTGCCGGGTGAGACACCGGAAGTCAGGAAGAAACACGTTGCTAAGGTAATCGGAGTGTACGAACTTCCGGACTACGAGATAATGGTTCCCCAAGAAGTTGACTGGAGAAACTATATCGTCCAAATTGCGTTCCCGTGGAGGAATATGGGTAGCAGGCTTTCAATGCTTTTCTCAACTGTTGTCGGCAACATCTCCATGGCTCCCAAGCTGAAACTGCTTGACCTTAGGTTCCCTGAAGCATTTGTGAAGGGTTTTGGAGGGCCAAAATTCGGTATTGAAGGTGTGAGGGGTGTACTGGGTGTTAAAAACAGGCCACTGTTGAATAACATGATCAAGCCTGACGTTTACTCTCCCCCCGATTTGGGGGCCAAGCTCGCATATGAAGTTGCGAGAGGTGGAGTGGATATAATCAAAGACGATGAACTGCTATCAAACCCTGATTTTAACACGATTGAGGAGAGGGTACCCAAATTCATGGAGGCAATAGATAAAGCCAACGAAGAAAAAGGTGAAAAGACGCTTTACGCTGTAAACGTAACTGCAGACTTGCCGGAGGTGCTGGAAAATGCGGAGAGGGCGATAGAGCTTGGGGCAAACTGTCTGCTTGTCAATTACCTCGCTACAGGGTTTCCGGTGCTGAGAGTTCTGGCTGAAGATGAGAGCATAAAGGTGCCTATTATGGCCCACATGGATGTTGCCGGAGCATTTTACGTTTCCCCCATCTCAGGAGTTAGAAGTACACTCATTCTGGGAAAACTCCCGAGACTTGCAGGTGCGGATATTGTTGTTTACCCTGCTCCCTACGGTAAAGCTCCAATGATGGAGGAGAAGTACATAGAAGTGGCAAAACAGCATAGGTATCCCTTCTACCATATCAAACCCTGCTTCCCGATGCCATCTGGAGGGATAGCCCCGATTATGGTGCCGAAGCTCGTCAACACTCTCGGGAAGGATGTTGTGGTTGCTGCGGGTGGAGGGATACATGCACATCCCGATGGGCCTGCTGCGGGAGCGAAAGCGTTCAGAGCGGCAATAGATGCAGCAATGCAGGGATATGCCGATCTAAGAAAGTATGCTGAGGAGAACAACATTCCAGAATTGCTTAAGGCTCTGCAGCTTTAA
- a CDS encoding DUF2250 domain-containing protein, which produces MDPVCLYILAHLHRAKVDYAKSISKMVAVPQKEIEKRLNELEKAGLVQKVTGSAIKRSEAKFKLSYEVHKHHTYYTLTRDGSHILRDLKNSLEKYFSEISGFSFAFTLLTILYRSGCEHAGMLAKLVSADKNDVKEAIRRLEDAGLISECKSKIIKRKNRKTKAKKETRTHHTYYTTSRLMDMILRHLS; this is translated from the coding sequence ATGGATCCGGTATGTCTCTACATACTTGCTCACCTTCACAGAGCGAAAGTGGACTACGCAAAGTCCATATCCAAAATGGTGGCAGTACCTCAAAAAGAAATTGAGAAGAGGTTAAACGAATTGGAAAAAGCTGGCCTCGTCCAGAAGGTGACAGGTTCGGCAATAAAAAGGAGTGAGGCAAAGTTCAAGCTGAGTTACGAAGTTCACAAGCACCATACCTACTACACTCTCACGAGAGATGGCAGCCACATTCTCAGGGACCTTAAAAACAGTCTTGAAAAATACTTCTCTGAAATATCTGGATTTAGTTTTGCCTTCACTCTCCTGACAATTCTCTACAGATCCGGATGTGAGCATGCAGGAATGCTTGCGAAACTGGTATCTGCAGATAAAAACGACGTTAAAGAGGCAATCAGAAGATTAGAAGATGCGGGTTTGATTTCGGAGTGTAAGAGCAAGATAATCAAGAGAAAGAATAGAAAGACTAAGGCTAAAAAGGAGACGAGAACTCATCACACATATTACACAACATCTCGGTTGATGGATATGATTCTGAGACATCTCAGCTGA
- the dph2 gene encoding diphthamide biosynthesis enzyme Dph2: protein MVKFRIPFDTLRGVRRVGIQLPDGLKRQAFEIASILENKGFDVIISGETSFGACDVDLKLLEEVDVLLHFAHTQILHIDRVVYVPYFIDYNPKIDIEIPEKKVALISTAQYVHRLDKVAEWLEMQGYEVEIGEGRGRVKYRGQVLGCNYSVLKNGQADAVLFIGDGLFHAIGAAMYSGKKVYAFNPLTGELRVVSARDFVKKRYFIVSKCVGAEKAGIIVSSKPGQKRIELAKRLKSLGREKGLKVHIIYMNNVIAEELYNLPYEFYVNTACPRIAYDDAGRFEKPIITPQEFEFLIGLRDSIELDEIYE from the coding sequence ATGGTCAAATTCCGGATTCCATTCGACACCCTCAGGGGAGTTAGAAGAGTGGGCATACAGCTTCCAGATGGTCTGAAAAGACAGGCCTTTGAGATTGCCTCCATTCTTGAAAATAAGGGTTTTGACGTTATCATATCTGGCGAAACGAGTTTTGGCGCATGTGATGTTGATTTAAAGCTTCTTGAAGAGGTTGATGTCCTTCTCCACTTTGCTCACACTCAGATACTGCACATCGACAGGGTTGTTTACGTCCCCTACTTTATCGACTACAATCCGAAAATCGATATTGAGATACCTGAAAAAAAGGTTGCGCTCATATCCACTGCCCAATACGTTCACAGGCTTGATAAGGTAGCTGAATGGCTAGAAATGCAAGGTTACGAGGTAGAGATCGGAGAGGGGCGGGGTAGGGTGAAGTACAGAGGCCAGGTCCTTGGTTGCAATTACTCAGTCCTTAAGAACGGTCAGGCGGATGCTGTTTTATTTATAGGTGACGGGCTTTTCCACGCCATTGGAGCGGCAATGTACTCTGGAAAGAAGGTTTATGCCTTCAATCCACTGACCGGAGAACTTAGAGTAGTGTCTGCTCGTGATTTTGTGAAAAAAAGGTACTTCATCGTTTCAAAATGCGTTGGAGCGGAAAAAGCCGGAATAATAGTCTCCTCTAAACCGGGCCAGAAAAGGATTGAACTGGCCAAGAGGTTAAAATCTCTGGGCAGAGAAAAGGGACTGAAAGTTCATATCATCTACATGAACAATGTGATTGCTGAGGAACTTTACAATCTTCCCTATGAATTTTACGTCAACACAGCCTGCCCGAGAATAGCTTATGACGATGCTGGAAGGTTTGAAAAGCCAATCATCACTCCACAGGAATTTGAATTTTTAATCGGTCTGAGGGACAGCATCGAACTTGATGAGATATATGAATAA
- a CDS encoding LUD domain-containing protein encodes MDDAEKLIAMNKAFKILRERQRRNLEKYPEIKEIAKKIRVVREKSVGNEELLEKTVENLKRRGFTVKRAEDRVEALSIISELLEGEKVIVKSKSNLSKEIGLREELEKLGFDVVETDVGDRLIQILNEHPSHPTGPAVHLSVKLISEKLSEYFGFPIPPDAGRIVELLREDIQRHVKIANVGITGANAITKEGAAVLLHNEGNIFEVMHRPKRWIILAGIEKVYPSVEDAIMAAKLQSFYATGEILPSFVEIVSGTAKTADIEKKLLKSGSPEEVILILIDNGRSRIANSEFREVLYCLGCGNCVANCPSHSVHGKKFTGGRFALIDALYGRKDVLKLCLSCRRCKKNCPMEIDIPKMISSLRDGNEIVNFLISHAIWLNERIKLEILKYLLK; translated from the coding sequence GTGGATGATGCCGAGAAACTTATAGCAATGAACAAAGCATTTAAAATTCTGAGAGAAAGACAGAGGAGGAATCTTGAAAAGTATCCTGAAATCAAAGAGATTGCGAAAAAAATTAGGGTTGTACGGGAAAAAAGCGTTGGAAATGAGGAATTACTGGAAAAAACCGTGGAAAACCTAAAGAGAAGGGGTTTTACTGTCAAGAGAGCAGAGGATAGAGTTGAGGCTTTAAGTATCATTTCCGAACTTCTGGAGGGTGAAAAGGTTATTGTAAAATCAAAATCCAACCTTTCCAAGGAGATAGGTTTGAGAGAAGAACTTGAAAAGCTGGGTTTTGACGTTGTAGAAACCGATGTTGGAGACAGGCTTATACAGATTCTGAACGAGCATCCTTCACATCCGACCGGTCCAGCAGTTCATCTCTCAGTCAAATTGATTTCGGAGAAACTTTCAGAGTATTTCGGATTCCCGATACCTCCTGATGCAGGAAGAATCGTTGAGCTTCTAAGAGAGGATATTCAAAGGCATGTTAAAATTGCCAATGTTGGAATCACAGGTGCAAACGCCATCACCAAAGAGGGTGCAGCCGTTCTTCTCCATAACGAAGGGAACATCTTCGAAGTCATGCACAGACCCAAGCGATGGATAATTCTGGCAGGAATAGAAAAAGTGTACCCCTCTGTGGAGGACGCCATTATGGCCGCCAAACTCCAGAGTTTCTACGCAACAGGAGAAATACTGCCCTCATTCGTGGAGATCGTATCAGGAACTGCAAAGACTGCTGATATAGAGAAGAAACTTCTAAAATCTGGCTCTCCAGAGGAAGTTATCCTTATTTTGATCGATAACGGGAGGAGCAGGATCGCAAATTCAGAATTCAGAGAGGTTCTCTACTGCCTAGGCTGTGGAAACTGTGTTGCCAACTGCCCATCTCATTCGGTTCACGGAAAGAAGTTTACGGGTGGTAGATTTGCCCTGATTGATGCGTTATACGGTCGTAAAGACGTGCTAAAACTCTGCCTTTCATGTAGAAGATGCAAAAAGAACTGTCCTATGGAGATCGATATCCCCAAAATGATCAGTTCTCTTAGAGACGGTAATGAGATCGTCAACTTTTTGATTTCTCACGCTATCTGGCTCAACGAGAGGATTAAGCTCGAGATTCTCAAGTATTTACTTAAATGA
- a CDS encoding phospholipase C/P1 nuclease family protein, with amino-acid sequence MDDDGGVKYAQSTHMLIAEEVGKYMGLNGESLSRFKLGSKLPDEEDSDWWPPGCPDRLCNHIYDPVVTFGRAPRSCNEKVESAINYARNGNYLDAYLDLGKASHYMTDVGNPYHANRKPLGK; translated from the coding sequence ATGGATGATGATGGTGGAGTAAAATATGCCCAGTCTACACATATGCTCATCGCAGAAGAGGTTGGAAAGTATATGGGCTTAAATGGAGAGAGTTTGTCGAGATTTAAACTTGGTTCTAAACTTCCAGATGAGGAGGATTCAGATTGGTGGCCACCCGGATGTCCTGACAGATTGTGCAATCATATATACGACCCAGTAGTTACATTTGGCAGAGCTCCAAGATCATGCAATGAAAAGGTAGAAAGTGCAATCAATTACGCTCGGAATGGCAATTATTTAGATGCATATCTGGATTTAGGAAAAGCTTCTCATTACATGACGGATGTCGGTAATCCCTACCACGCAAACCGGAAACCCCTTGGAAAATAA
- the trxB gene encoding thioredoxin-disulfide reductase encodes MYDVAIIGGGPAGLTAALYSARYGLKTVFFETVDPVSQLSLAAKIENYPGFEGNGMELLEKMKEQAVNAGAEWKMEKVEKVEKTGDTFTVITESGEYEARSIIVATGGKHREAGIEGENAFIGRGVSYCATCDGNFFRGKKVIVYGSGKEAIEDAIYLHDIGCEVVVISRTPSLRAEKALIDELEKRQIKVLTSTTIRKIIGPGKVEKVLVYSREEKEEYEIEADGLFIAIGMRPATDVVAELGVERDHMGYIRVDKEQRTNIKGVFAAGDCCDNPLKQVVTACGDGAVAASSAYRYLTEGLDF; translated from the coding sequence ATGTACGATGTTGCGATAATTGGTGGAGGGCCAGCAGGACTAACAGCAGCTCTTTACTCGGCAAGATATGGGCTTAAAACAGTATTCTTCGAGACGGTCGATCCGGTTTCACAGCTATCTCTGGCAGCCAAGATTGAGAACTATCCGGGTTTTGAGGGTAACGGCATGGAACTGCTGGAAAAAATGAAGGAACAGGCTGTAAACGCCGGAGCAGAGTGGAAGATGGAAAAGGTGGAAAAGGTGGAAAAAACTGGAGACACGTTTACGGTCATAACAGAGAGTGGCGAATACGAGGCGAGGTCGATTATTGTGGCTACAGGAGGAAAACACAGGGAGGCGGGTATTGAAGGTGAAAATGCATTCATAGGGAGGGGTGTGAGTTACTGCGCCACATGTGACGGAAACTTTTTCAGAGGAAAAAAGGTAATAGTGTACGGAAGCGGGAAAGAAGCAATTGAAGATGCGATATATCTGCACGATATAGGCTGCGAAGTTGTTGTAATCTCCAGAACACCATCCCTCAGAGCTGAGAAGGCACTGATCGATGAACTTGAAAAAAGACAGATTAAGGTGCTGACAAGTACCACGATAAGAAAAATAATCGGCCCGGGAAAGGTGGAAAAGGTCCTAGTTTACAGCAGAGAGGAAAAAGAAGAATACGAAATTGAAGCAGACGGGCTGTTTATCGCAATTGGCATGAGGCCAGCCACAGACGTGGTTGCAGAGCTTGGAGTTGAGAGAGATCACATGGGTTACATCAGGGTCGACAAAGAGCAGAGAACAAACATTAAAGGTGTTTTTGCTGCCGGTGACTGCTGCGACAATCCGCTAAAACAGGTTGTTACAGCGTGTGGAGATGGAGCTGTGGCCGCATCCTCAGCCTATCGTTACCTGACCGAAGGTCTCGATTTTTAA